The genomic region TCAGCGCGCCGCGTTCGCGGCGAGGCGGTGCAGGAGCGCGATGTCGGCCACGTGACCGGCGCCGTCGTCCTCGGACGGCGTCTCGACGATGATCGGGACGCCCACCGCGGCGGGGTGCGTGAACAGCGCGGCGAACGCGTCGGCGCCGATCGTGCCCGCGCCCAGCGCCGTGTGCCGGTCGCGCAGCGAGCCGACCGGGTCGCGGGAGTCGTTGGCGTGCACCAGCGCGAGCCGGCCGTGCCCCACCGTGTCGACGAGTGCGTCCAGCGTCTTCGTCAGCCCGCCGGGCTCGGACAGGTCGTGTCCGGCCGCATGGGCGTGACAGGTGTCCAGGCAGACTCGCAGCCGCGGGTGGTCGTCCACCGCCGCGTAGTACTCGGCCAGATCCTCGACCCGGGACGCGAGCGCGAACCCGCCACCGGCGGTCGGCTCGACCAGCAGGTCCGGGTCGTCCGGGGTCAGCTCGTCGAGCAGCGGCAGCAGGTGCTCACGGAGCTGCCCGTACGCCTCGCTGCGGCGCTCGATCCCCAGCGACGACCCGGCGTGGAACACCACACCGCGGGCGCCGATCGCCCGGCCCCTGGCCACCGTGTGGCGCAGTGACGCGACGGACTTCTCGACCGTTGTCTCGGCGTTCGAGCCCAGGTTCACCAGAAGCGTGGCGTGCACGTACACCGGGACCTCGCGCTCGGCCGACCAGGCCGCGAACAGTTCGTCCTGCGCCGGGACGCCCGCCGACAGCGCCCACCCGCGCGGGTTCGAGACGAACACCTGCACAGCGGTCGCGCCGATCCGCTCCGCGTAGGGAATCCCGCGCTTGGCGAGCCCTCCGGATGCGAAGACGTGCGCCCCGATGAGGGGCACGACCGGGTTTCCCGACTGCGACGACACGATCGGCCAGCTTACCCGGTCGGCGACGCGGTCAGCCGGTGATGACGTTGACCTCGGTGCCCGCCGCCACGACGCTGCCGGCCGGCGGGAACTGGAAGATCACCGTCGCGTCGTCGTCGTCCCGGCCGCCACGGCGAGACACTTTCAGCCCGGCCTCGCGGAGCTGGTCTCTGGCGTCGTCGAACTCCTGACCGGTCACGTCCGGGATCTCCACCTGCGACTGGCCCTGGGCGACCTTCAGCGTGACCTTGGTGTCGGAACTGACCTGGCCGGCCTTGGGACTCTGCTCGAGTACCTTTCCGGCCTGGTCCGGGTCGGTGTTCGACTCGTCGATCTGGATGTCGATCTGCAGATTGAGGTCGTTCAGCGTCTGTTCGGCCTCCTCGCGGGACTTGCCCTCGAGGTTCGGCAGCGTGACACCCTTGCCGCGGCTGAGGATGATCTTCACCTTCGAGCCGCGCTCGACCTTGCTGCCGAGCGGCGGCGAGGTCGTGATCAGCTTGTTCGATCCGATCTTGTCGCTGAAGTCGAAGTCCTCTTCGACCTGGAATCCGGCCTTCCTCAGCGCCGCGGTGACCTCACCCTTGCTCTTCCCCTTGAGCGTCGTCGGGATCAGGACGACGTCGGGACCCTTGGAGATCGTCACCGTGACGGTGCCGCCCTTGCGGATCCGGCCCTGGGGCGGCGGCGACTGGTCGAAGACCCGGCCGATCAGCTCCGTCTTGTGGAAGTCCGAGACGAACCGGATGTCCAGCCCGGCGGTCCGGGCCCGTGTCTTCGCGTCCTCTTGGTTCAGCTGGCTGAAATCGGGCGTCTCGGTGTACCGGCCGACGCCGAGGTACCAGCCAGTGCTGGCCGCGACGAGCGCGAGCACGACCGCGACGGCGATCATCGCGAGCTTGCGTTGCTGCCGGTTCAGGCGTCCCAGCGGACCGGGCAGCGCGGGCGCGTATCCGCCCGCCCGGTGACTACCGCTCGGCGGCATGGCGCCACCGGGGATCGTCGCCGTCCCGCGGTGCTCACCGGCCCGGGGAACGACCTGGGTGTGCTGGCCGGGCGTCGACGGGACCGGCACCGCTGCGGACGCGGTGACGGTGTTGGTCGGCGGACCGCTCTGCGGGTTGAGACCGGAGAGGATCCCCGTCCCCGACACGCTGCGGGTGCCGCGGCCCTCGATCTCGTCGCGCACCGCGCGCAACTCGTCGAGGAACGCCCCGGCGTCGGCCGGGCGGGCGTTCGGATCCCGGCGGGTCGCGCGCATCGTGAGCTCGTCCAGCGCGGGCGGGACCAGCGTCGCCCGGGACGACGGCGGCGGCACGTCCGCGTGGACGTGCTGGAACGCGATGTTCACCGACGAGTCGCCGCCGTACGGCACCGACCCGGTGAGCATCTCGAAGAGCATGATGCCGGCCGAGTACACGTCACTGCGCGTGCTGGCCTGGCCGTAGGTGATCTGCTCGGGTGAGACGTAGGCGACCGTGCCCATCACCACACCGCGGGTGGACGTCGGGCCCACCGACGCCACCGCGCGAGCCAGCCCGAAGTCAGCGACCTTGACCGCGCGGCCGTCCGCGCCGATCAGGACGTTCTCCGGCTTCACGTCGCGGTGGACCATGCCGTGCCGGTGCGCCGCGGCGAGCGCGTCGAGCACCGGGTCGATGATCGCGAGCGCATCGGCGGCGGGAAGGCGTCCCCGCGCGACCAGCACCTCGCGCAGCGTCCGGCCCTGCACCTGCTCCATCACCAGGAACGCCAGGCCTTCGTGCACACCCTGGTCGTAGACGGCGACGACGTGCGGGTGGCTCAGCGCCGCCGCGGATCGCGCCTCCTGGATGAAACGGTGCACGAACGACGGGTCGGCCGCATAGCCCGGATGCATGATCTTGACGGCGACGGTTCGTTCCAGGCGCTCGTCGACGGCGTCGTACACGGTCGCCATGCCGCCGCGCGCGATCCGCCCCCGAATTCGGTAGCGGCCTTCGAGCACGGTACCCACGAGGGGGTCGGCCAGCGTCCTGTCCACGGGCATCAGTGTACGGAGAGACTGACAACGAGACAGCCGACCTGCCATGCCGGTGACCAGATCCCCGGTTCCCCTGCCGGAACACGGCTTTTGGTCATGATATGGCCGTGGAGCTTCATGCCGGGCACACGCATTTGGGCGACAAAAGGTTCGCGGGCAGGCCGCAACCGTCACCGAACTGAGATGTCGTGGGATCGTAGGTCCGTGGAATCGCGTAATTACTCAACAGCGCAGCACCCGGCGGATGCTGCCGAGCCGGAGATCGTCGGGCCGGAGACCTGGCTCACCGTCCCCGAGGCCGCCGAGCGCCTCGACGTCCGGGTGACCAGGGTGCACCAGATGGTGAAGAGCAACGCGCTGCTGGCGGTGCGCCGGGACGGCGTCTGGAAGCTCCCGGCCGACCTGGTGCCGGACCTGCGGTCAGCAGCCGGTCAGAAGTCCAACCTGGCTCGGCACCTGGGCGGGGTGCTCACCGTGCTGCACGACGCCGGCTACTCGGCGGAGGCTGCCCTGCGCTGGCTCTACACCGCCGACCCGACGTTGCCCGAGGGGACGGCGGCCGCCGCGCTGCGGGAGCGGCCGACCGAGGTCAAGCGCCGCGCGCAGGCGCTGGGTTTCTGACTCCGTGCGGCACCTGAGCTACCTGGCGGTACTCGCGTTCTGCGTCGTCGGCTCCGGCTGGCTCGAGGTGGTGTTGCGGGTCCGCGTGTACCGCCGGTGGCAGCGGCTGCTGCTGGTGCTCGCACCGACCGTGGTGATCTTCGTCCTCTGGGACCTGGCGGCGATCGCCGCCGGGCACTGGACGTTCGACCCCGAGCAGATGACCGGCATCCGGTTCGGGTCGCTACCGCTGGAGGAGCTGCTGTTCTTCGTCGTCGTGCCGATCGCGGCGATCCTCGCGTTCGAGGCGGTACGGACGGTGACCGGCTGGTCGGCCGGCGACGAGGACGAACAGTGACCTACACCCAAGCCGCGGTCCTCGGGGTCGTCGTCGCGCTCGTCGTCGACCTGTTCGGGTGGCGGACCCGGCTGGTCACCCGGCGGGTGTGGTGGGTGGCCTACGCGATCGTCGTGTTCTTCCAGCTGCTGACGAACGGGTTCCTGACCGGGCGTCGGATCGTGCGGTACGACCCGGACGCGATCCTCGGCGACGGCGGCCCGCAGTTCTTCGGCGACGGCCGGATCGTCTACGCGCCGGTCGAGGACCTGCTGTTCGGGTTCGCGCTGGTGCTGTTCGCGGTGTCCACCTGGGTCCGGCTCGGCCGCAGCCGGATCAGCGGCGGGCCCGGACCGCGCGGACGAGTGCGGGAACCGCGACCGCGGCCCGGCGGACGTCGCTGACTGCGACCCGGCGGTCGAGCACCCGGTAGTCGGCCCGCTCGACGGCGTCGAGGATGCCGCCGTAGAGCCGGAACGCGGTTTTCATGCATTCTTGGCTCGCCGGGTGGAGCAGCCGGAATCCCGGCCACGCGGCCCGGTAGATCTCCCGGCAGCGGGCCACCTCGAACGCCAGCAGTCGGCGGATCGGTCCGTCCACCACGCCGCGCGCGAGGTGCTCCCGGTCGACGCCGAACAGAGCCAAGTCCTCGATCGGCAGGTAGATCCGGCCGCGCCGGAGGTCCTCGCCGACGTCCCGGATGAAGTTCGCCAGCTGGAACGCCACCCCCAGGTCGTGCGCGTACGGCTCGACCACCGCCCGCGGCACGCCGGGGTGCTCCAGGATCGGCACCATCTGCAGGCCGATCACCGCCGCCGAGCCGTAGACGTACGTCATCAGGTCGTCGTAGGTGGCGTACTCGGTAACGGTCAGGTCCATCCGCATCGACGCCAGGAACGCCTCGACGTAGCGGACGTCGATGTCCCACCGCCGAACCGTGTCGACCAGCGCGCGGGTGATCGGGTGGTCGGAATCGCCGGCCTTCAGATCGGCCAGGACCTGGGCAGCGAAGTCGTCGAGCTCCGCCGCCTTCTCCTCGTCGGATTGGGTGGACGCGAGGTCGTCGACGATCTCGTCGGCGTAGCGGGCGAAGCCGTAGAGCGCCTGGACGTGCGGTCGCTTCGCCGGCGGTAGCAGGAGCGTCGCGAGGTGGTACGTCTTTCCGTGCTCGGCCAGGAGCGCGCGGCAGGCCGTGTAGGAAGCGCGCAGGGCCGGGTCGGTGATGCCGGCGGCGTCCAGTTCGCGAGCGCTCATGTCAGGAGTTCCTTCCGGGACCGGCGGACGCCGTAGACGATCGCCGATGCGGTCGCGACGAGGACAAGGATCGTGCCCGGCACCACCGTGGCGCGGGCCAGGTTGTAACCGTCCGGCAGGATCAGGAAGCACAGCGCGCCGGAGGCCACGGCGTACGCGGTCGTCCATCGGTTGCCGACGGCGGCCAGCGGCACCGCCGCCCAGAGCAGGTACCACGGGTGGAACGCCTCACCGAGCACGCCGACCAGCACCAGAGCCGCCGCGCAGGCCGCCAGCACCCGCTGTCCGTACGGCCGCGCGTCCGGCGTCGGTGCGGGTTTCCGGACGCGCCACCAGAGCACGACGAGAATTACCACGGCGACCGCGGTCCCGACCAGGCGCGCGGCCTCCAGCATCGCGTCGTCGCGGTCGGTGAACCACCCGGCCGCCAGGCCCCACGCCGTCGGGATCGACGTCCACTGGACGCTGATCCCGCCGGTCACCGACAGCGCGTGGACGAATCCCGGGCCGACGCCCGCGACCAGGCACGAAGCGGCCAACGTCAGCAGCGCCGCCCCGACCGCGACGGCCCCGACCTGCACCAGCCGCAGCCAGCGGCGCCACTCGGTCGCGGCAGGCAGACCCGCGGCGACCAGGACGACGACGAACGGCAGCGCGACGACCGCGGAGAGCTTGACAGCGGCGGCCAGCCCGGCGAGCGCGCCGGCACCTGCCCCGACGGCCAGCACGCGGGAGGTCGGGCCGACGGCTCGGACCGCGACGAGCAGGGTGGCGGCGAGCAGCGGCAGCATCAGGGCCTCGTTGTGGCCGGCGGAGACCAGCTGGGTGAGCAGCAACGGGTTGGCAATCACCAGCCACTGCGCGCCGGCGGCCGGGACGCCGTACGCGGTGGCCAGCCGGGGGACGAGCAATGCGAGCGCGACGACGCCGAGCACTGCCAGAGCGCGCAGCGCGAGGACCGCGACGATGAGGTTTCCGTCCGCGGCCTCGGCGATCCGGCTGCTGAAGAACAGGAACAGCGGTCCGTACGGCGCCGGCGTGTCCGCCCACGTCGGCGAGATCGACGTCAGCCAGTCGACACCGGGCCCGTCGGTGATCGCGGACGGACCGACGTCGTACGGGTCGAACCCCTGGCCCAGCACCAACCCCTGCGTGGCGTAGATGTAGAGGTCCCGGCTGAACATCGGCGGGGCCAGCGCCAGCGGAACGGCCCACAGCGCGGCCGTTCGAGTGACCCAGGACACCTCGCGCGCGGTCCGCGTCCGCCACCACGCGAACACCAGCAATCCGATCCCGACCATGGCCAGCGCGATGCAGACGCCGGGACCGGCGCCGTGCCGCAGGATGCGCAGCACCGGAGCGTCGGACAGCGGATCGGGACGCGGCAGCACGCCGGCGCCGAGACCACCGACCGCGATCAGCACCGACCCGCCGAACCCGAGCCACCGAGCCCGGGTGAGCGGGTCGTGCGCCGGGGAAACGTCGGTCGTGGTGGCGGACGGCGAAGACACGGCCACCATGCTCGCACGCGTATTCACCGGGTCAGTTCCGGCCGGTGATCCGTTCGGCGGCGAGCTTCCCGGAGATCAGCACCATCGGCACCCCGACGCCTGGCTGCGTGCCCGACCCGGTGAACACCACGTTCTCCAGCCCCGGGGCCAGGTTCGACGGCCGGAACGGACCGGTCTGGCCGAACGTGTGGGCGGCCGCGAACGGAGCGCCCATGGCCAGCCCGGACGCCTGCCAGTCGGCGGGCGTGACCACTCGCTCCACCTCGATGCCGTCGCCGAACCCGACGTACCCGCGCTGCTCCAGCACCGCGACGATCTCGTCCCGGTACCGCGGGCCGACCACCGACCAGTCGATCGGGGCACCGGCATGAGGCGTCGGCGCGAGCACGTAGTACGTCTGCCGGCCGGACGGAGCCAGCGACGGGTCGGAGAGCGTCGGATTGCACACCAGGAGCGACGGGTCGCTCATCAGTTCCTGACGGTCGATCAGCTCGGTGAACGTCCTCTTCCAGGCGCGTCCGAAGTGGATGTTGTGGTGCGCGGTCTTGGTGTACGCGGCGGACGAGCCGACGTGCATCAGGAAGCACGAGGGGGAGTAGCGCAGCGAGCGGAGCCGGCGCGGGGCGACCGACGGCGGCAGCAGGTCGCGGTAGGCGACCGGGAGATCGGGGTTCAGGACGACGGCGTCCGCCGGGATGCGCTCGCCGTGGCTGGTGCGGACGCCGATCGCGCGGCCGTTCTTGATCTCGACGTTCGTCACGGTGGTGCCGTAGTGAATCCGCGCGCCGTGCTTCTCGGCGGCTCCGGCCAGTGCGGTCGGCACCGCGTGGATGCCGCCGCGCGGGAAGAAGACGCCGGCGACCGAATCCATGTAGGCGATCACCGCGTAGATCGCGAGCGCCTGGAACGGGGAGACTCCGGCGTACATCGCCTGGAAGCTGAAAACGCGCTGGGTGCGGGGGTCCTTGAGGTACTGGCCGACCTTGGGCGCGAGCCGCCGGAAGCCACCGAGAGCGAGTAGGCGAGCGACGCCGGGCCCGACCAGGTCGAGCGGTGAGTCGAGGTTCCGGTCGATGAAGTCGTCCATCTCGGCGCGGTAGAGCGCGGAGACGAAGTCGACGAACATCCGGTACCCGGCCGCCTCGCGGGGCCCGCAGACCGCGGAGATCTCGGCGGCCATGCGCTCGGTGTCGGGGTGGACGTCCAACGTCGAGCCGTCCGGGTAGAACGCTCGGTACAGCGGGCTGACCGGGTCCATCGTCAGCCAGTCGTCCATCCGCTCGCCGACGGCGCCGAACGCGTCCGCGATGAGGTCCGGCATCGTGAGCACGGTCGGACCGGTGTCGAACTGGTACCCGTCGACGCTCAGCCGTCCGGCCCGCCCGCCCGGGACGGGTTCCCGCTCGACGATCGTGACCTGGCGGCCCGCTCCGAGCAGGCGCAGCGCGCACGACAAACCGGCGAGACCGGCTCCGACGACGACGACGTGATCGGTGGGGCCCGATACCTGTTTCACAGAGTTCGTGCGCACGTCACGAACGGTAGGGCAGTTGGGGCGCCACGGCATTTCGAGCCGTCGGGGTGCGCCGTCATTGCGGGCCCACCCCCGTGGCCATCCTACTCAAATCGGGCGTGGGGCCGGGAGCGTCGTCCACAGGGTCAGACCCGCTGCCACGCCGCCGCGCCACCGAGCGTGCACGGGTTGGTGCCGGTCGCCGCGAGCAGGTACCAGGCTGTCGTCCCCACGTGCCGGTAGGGGTAGTACCCGCTGTCACCGACCCCGCTGTGCAGCGGGCTGGTAGCCGCGATGATCCCCTCGCCGTTCGGCAGCGGCTTCGACCCGGCGGTCTCCCGCCTCCCCAGCCGGCTCTGCACCTCGGCCAGCGTGTTCAGCCGGGCGTGCGCGGCCTCCAGATCGCCGACGCGTCCGCGCGTGAGCAGCGCGGACGCCAGCTGCGCCGTGCCCTCCAGCCAGACCGCGTCCGGGTCCGGGAACCGAAGCCCCGGCTCGATCCGCACGTTCGGATCGACCAGGCGACTCCGGTCGGAGAACGTCACGCCGCTGACCGTGACGCCGACCGGAAGCGAGCTGTGGATCCGCTCCGCGGTGTCGGTGACGGTCAGCTCGTTGACGACGTAGTCGAGGGCGGCGTCCTCGGCCGGGCGCGGGCTGCGGTGCAGCGCGAGGACCGTGGTGGTCTGGGCCGCGGTGGTCACCGGGAAGCGCGCGACGACGATGCCGTCGTCCGAGCCACACGCGTAGAACCCGCCGTCCTCCTGCCACATCCGATGGACGAACGCGGCGGCCTTGGTGCGGCGCTCCAGCCAGATCTCCTCGCCGGTCAACGTCGCGAGTTGGCCGAAGAACGCGGCGAGCACCGCGTTGTGGGCCGTATCGGTGCGGATCAACGGCGTGCCGGCCCGGCTGACACCGGCGCGGTAGCCACCGAGCGCCTGGTTGGTGCCGCAGGTGGTGGCCACCCAGTTGCCCAGCCGGGTCGCGGCCGTGAGGAACGCCGGATTCAGGCCCCGGCGAGCCAGCGCGACCAGGGCCAGACCCGCCCACGCCTGGTCACCGGTGTAGCTGGCGCTGTGGTCGAAGACGTTGCCGGCGTTCACCAGACCGTCCGGCTGGACGAAACCGTTGGGCTGCACGACGCCGTTCCGCTCGTACGGGCCGACCGTGTACGACTGGCGCAGCCGACCGTCCCGATAGCCGGGGTCGTGGTCCTGCGCGAACCGGAGCGACTCGCCGATGACCCGGGCGCGCTCCACCGAGGCGGCCGAGCCCTCGGCCAGGTAGGCGAGCGCGGCGAGGGCAGCGTCGTAGGTGTAGGCCGTGCCGTGCAGTCCGACCTGGTCGGCGTAGGACTGGGGGAGCCGGAGCATGCCGTACGCGGGGTAGTGCACGTCCATCGCCGCGTTCAAGAACCGGTAGCCGGCCCGCACGGCGGGGTGGCTGACGACGCCGACCCGCGGTGCGGCGGCCGCAGCCGTCCCCAGGCCGGACGCGCCGACCGCGAGCGTGCCCACGAGCGCCGCGCCGCCGGCGAGCACCCCCCGCCGCGTGATCGCTCGGGATGCCACTGCTGCCTCGCCGTAACCGGCCACCGTCCTGCCCCCGTGTGAGTTCGAGCGCGACCTCACCGCCGCGACCTGGGCTCATTGCGCACCGTCACGGTTGCAATCTGCGCCGACACGCCGGACCGTCGCCGGATCGAGGCCCACGCCGGACGGAGGCCGGACGAGCATTGTGCGTTCCGGCCACCTATAGGTCGCCGAAATGCACACTGCTCAGGGCACAGCAGGGGACTACGCCCGGCGGGTGGTGGCGGCGCCGGCTAGCTCGGCCAACGCGTCCGCTGCCTCGGCGTCCAACGCGGCGTTGCTCAACGCGTCGAGAGCACGGTGGGTCAGCGAACTGATCCGCTCCTCGGTGCGCGCCAGCGCGCCGGTCTCCACCAGCACCTCGCGCAGCGCCTCCACCCCGTCGGCGCCCAGCGAAGGGTCGCCGAGGTAGCGGTCGAGCAGCGCAGTCTGCTCCGGGGTCGCGCGCTCGGCGGCGTACGCGAGCAGCAGCGTCCGCTTGCCTTCCCGCAGGTCGTCGCCGGCCGGCTTGCCGGTCTCCGCCGGGTCGCCGAACACGCCGAGGACGTCGTCCCGCAGCTGGAACGCCTCGCCCAGCGGGAGCCCGTAGCGACTCAGCGTTTCCCCCAGGTCGGGGCCGGCACCGGCCAGTGCGGCGCCCAGATGCAGCGGACGCTCGACCGTGTACTTCGCGGCCTTGTACCGCACGACCCGGAGCGCTCGGTCCACCGAGTGGCCGCCCTCGGCCTGCGCCAGCACGTCGAGGTACTGGCCGGCCATGATCTCGGTGCGCATCTCGTCCCAGACCGGGCGGGCCCGCTCCAGCGCGTCGCTCGGCATCCCGGACCGGTCGAGCATCTCGTCGGCCCAGATCAGGCAGGTGTCGCCGAGCAGGATCGCGGCCGCGGTTCCGAACCCGTCCGCGCTGCCGCCCCAGCCTTCGTCCGCGTGCATCGCGGCGAACCGCCGATGCACCGCGGGCTTTCCGCGCCGGGTGTCCGAGCCGTCCATCACGTCGTCGTGGATGAGCGCGCACGCCTGCACCAGCTCGAGCGCGCCGATGGCCCGGATCAGCGCCTCCGAGCCCGCGCCACCGGCCGCGCGGTAACCCCAGTACGCGAACGCGGGGCGCAGCCGCTTGCCGCCTTCCAGGAAGTCGGCGAGAGCGTCGGCGACCGGTCCGAGTTCGGGGCCGACGAGCGCGAGCCGGCCGCGCTGGCGGTGGAGCTGGGCGCGGAGTGCCGCGCTCACGCGGGTCCGCAGGTCGTCCCGGTCGAGCGGCGTCGCGGGCACGCGGGGGTTCCTCTCTGGCTGCGGTCTTCTCCGGCACGGTAGTCCCTGCGCTGCGGCCAGGCACCGCGGGCCGGGGAGAGGTCTGTGTGTTCGGGGACGCACTGACCACTGCTCACCGTGTCCGACTACAGTGTCGCCACATGGCAACCGGTCTCGTTAACTCGAAACACGCGTCCTCAGCAGCGGGTTCGACGCGGGAACGGCGAACCTCCGTCGGCGACCTGGTGCGGGACGACGCACCGACGTTCTCGTTCGAATTCTTCCCGCCGAAGACCGACGCCGGGGAGCGCCAGCTCTGGCAGGCGATCCGCGAGCTGGAGGCGTTGCAGCCCTCGTTCGTCTCGATCACCTACGGCGCGGGCGGGTCCAGCCGTGACCGGACGGTGTCGATCACCGAGCGGATCGCCTCGGAGACCACGCTGCTGCCGATGGCGCACCTCACCGCCGTGAACCACTCGGTGGCCGAGCTGCGGAACGTGATCGGGCACTACGCGGCGGTCGGCGTGCACGACGTGCTGGTGCTGCGCGGTGACCCGCCGGGCGACCCGCAGGCCGAGTGGATCGCCCATCCGGAGGGCTACAGCTACGCCAGCGACCTGGTGAAGCTGGTGAAGGACTCCGGCGAGTTCTGCGTCGGCGTCGCCGCGTTCCCGGAGAAGCACCCGCGCTCGCCCGACCTGGAGTCCGACGTGCGGTTCTTCGTCGAGAAGTGCCGGGCCGGTGCGGACTTCGCGATCACTCAGTTCTTCTTCGACTGGCAGGACTGGGCCCGGCTGCGGGACGCGGCCGAGGCCTCCGGCTGCGACGTGCCGATCGTGCCCGGCGTGATGCCGGTGACCAACGTGTCGCAGATCGAGCGGATGGCTGTCCTGTCCGGGGCCGCGTTCCCAGAGGACCTCGCCGAGCGGCTGCGCGCGGTCGCGGACGACCCGCTGGCCGTGCGGGCGATCGGCGTCGAGGTCGCGACGGCGCTGTCCGAGCGGCTGCTCGCCGAGGGCGCACCCGGCATTCACTTCATCACGCTGAACCGCAGCGCCGCGACCCGCGAAGTCCACGCCAACCTGTCACCTCGGTGGGCGGCCCGCCCAGCACGACGCTGACGGCCGCGCGCGCCGACTTGAGACGGTAAGGCAAGGGTCGCGGCGTCGACGCGCGCGGACGCCAGCCCCGCGCTGGGCGGGCTCCAGGTCACAACAACGGGTGGCTGCGCCGCCTTACGCCGGGCCCACGAGGCCGGCGACGGTTTGGGCCGACAGGGTGACCAGCGGCAGCCCGCCGCCGGGGTGGGACGAGCCGCCGACCAGGAACAACCCGGGGACCACCGAACGGTTCCCCGGCCGGAGGAACGCCGCTCGGGCGCCGTTGCTCGACGTCCCGTAGATCGCCCCGCCCACCGCGTGCGTGCGTGCCTCCAGGTCGGCGGGCGTCCGAACCTCCCGGAACAGGAGCCGGTCGCCCGGGTCGTAGCCGCGCTCGGCCAGCCGCTGGAGCAGCAGATCGGCGTACCGGTCGGCGAGTCCGGGCGTCCGCCAGTCGACCGCGCCCCGGCCCGTTCCCTGCCGGGCGGCGTTCACCAGCACGAACCAGGCCTCGTGGCCCTCCGGCCGCACCGCGGGGTCGTCCGGCACCGAGAGGTAGAGCGTGGGATCGGGCACCGGACGCCCCGGGTCGCCGAAGACGTGGTCGAACTCCGCGTCGTAGCTGCCCGGCAGCTCGCCGGGAGGGAACAGCACCGTGTGGTGGGCCAGGCCGGGCGTCCGGCCACGCACCCCGAGCAGCAGCACGAACCCGGAGAGCGACGGCGTGGTGCGGCGCAGCGCACGTGCCGCCGACGGCACCGCGATCAGGTCCTGGTAGACGTGCGTCGCGTCCGCGTTGGCCACGACGACGTCGGCGGGGAGCCGGCCACCGTCGGCGAGCAGGACACCGGTGACGCCCCGGGCGTCCGCGGTGATCCGGGTGACCTCGGTACCCGTACGGACCGCGACGCCGTGCTCCGCGCACCGGGCC from Cryptosporangium minutisporangium harbors:
- a CDS encoding deoxyribonuclease IV — its product is MVSSQSGNPVVPLIGAHVFASGGLAKRGIPYAERIGATAVQVFVSNPRGWALSAGVPAQDELFAAWSAEREVPVYVHATLLVNLGSNAETTVEKSVASLRHTVARGRAIGARGVVFHAGSSLGIERRSEAYGQLREHLLPLLDELTPDDPDLLVEPTAGGGFALASRVEDLAEYYAAVDDHPRLRVCLDTCHAHAAGHDLSEPGGLTKTLDALVDTVGHGRLALVHANDSRDPVGSLRDRHTALGAGTIGADAFAALFTHPAAVGVPIIVETPSEDDGAGHVADIALLHRLAANAAR
- the pknB gene encoding Stk1 family PASTA domain-containing Ser/Thr kinase → MDRTLADPLVGTVLEGRYRIRGRIARGGMATVYDAVDERLERTVAVKIMHPGYAADPSFVHRFIQEARSAAALSHPHVVAVYDQGVHEGLAFLVMEQVQGRTLREVLVARGRLPAADALAIIDPVLDALAAAHRHGMVHRDVKPENVLIGADGRAVKVADFGLARAVASVGPTSTRGVVMGTVAYVSPEQITYGQASTRSDVYSAGIMLFEMLTGSVPYGGDSSVNIAFQHVHADVPPPSSRATLVPPALDELTMRATRRDPNARPADAGAFLDELRAVRDEIEGRGTRSVSGTGILSGLNPQSGPPTNTVTASAAVPVPSTPGQHTQVVPRAGEHRGTATIPGGAMPPSGSHRAGGYAPALPGPLGRLNRQQRKLAMIAVAVVLALVAASTGWYLGVGRYTETPDFSQLNQEDAKTRARTAGLDIRFVSDFHKTELIGRVFDQSPPPQGRIRKGGTVTVTISKGPDVVLIPTTLKGKSKGEVTAALRKAGFQVEEDFDFSDKIGSNKLITTSPPLGSKVERGSKVKIILSRGKGVTLPNLEGKSREEAEQTLNDLNLQIDIQIDESNTDPDQAGKVLEQSPKAGQVSSDTKVTLKVAQGQSQVEIPDVTGQEFDDARDQLREAGLKVSRRGGRDDDDATVIFQFPPAGSVVAAGTEVNVITG
- a CDS encoding Rv2175c family DNA-binding protein codes for the protein MESRNYSTAQHPADAAEPEIVGPETWLTVPEAAERLDVRVTRVHQMVKSNALLAVRRDGVWKLPADLVPDLRSAAGQKSNLARHLGGVLTVLHDAGYSAEAALRWLYTADPTLPEGTAAAALRERPTEVKRRAQALGF
- a CDS encoding lycopene cyclase domain-containing protein — encoded protein: MRHLSYLAVLAFCVVGSGWLEVVLRVRVYRRWQRLLLVLAPTVVIFVLWDLAAIAAGHWTFDPEQMTGIRFGSLPLEELLFFVVVPIAAILAFEAVRTVTGWSAGDEDEQ
- a CDS encoding lycopene cyclase domain-containing protein, with product MTYTQAAVLGVVVALVVDLFGWRTRLVTRRVWWVAYAIVVFFQLLTNGFLTGRRIVRYDPDAILGDGGPQFFGDGRIVYAPVEDLLFGFALVLFAVSTWVRLGRSRISGGPGPRGRVREPRPRPGGRR
- a CDS encoding phytoene/squalene synthase family protein is translated as MSARELDAAGITDPALRASYTACRALLAEHGKTYHLATLLLPPAKRPHVQALYGFARYADEIVDDLASTQSDEEKAAELDDFAAQVLADLKAGDSDHPITRALVDTVRRWDIDVRYVEAFLASMRMDLTVTEYATYDDLMTYVYGSAAVIGLQMVPILEHPGVPRAVVEPYAHDLGVAFQLANFIRDVGEDLRRGRIYLPIEDLALFGVDREHLARGVVDGPIRRLLAFEVARCREIYRAAWPGFRLLHPASQECMKTAFRLYGGILDAVERADYRVLDRRVAVSDVRRAAVAVPALVRAVRARR
- the mptB gene encoding polyprenol phosphomannose-dependent alpha 1,6 mannosyltransferase MptB; the protein is MSSPSATTTDVSPAHDPLTRARWLGFGGSVLIAVGGLGAGVLPRPDPLSDAPVLRILRHGAGPGVCIALAMVGIGLLVFAWWRTRTAREVSWVTRTAALWAVPLALAPPMFSRDLYIYATQGLVLGQGFDPYDVGPSAITDGPGVDWLTSISPTWADTPAPYGPLFLFFSSRIAEAADGNLIVAVLALRALAVLGVVALALLVPRLATAYGVPAAGAQWLVIANPLLLTQLVSAGHNEALMLPLLAATLLVAVRAVGPTSRVLAVGAGAGALAGLAAAVKLSAVVALPFVVVLVAAGLPAATEWRRWLRLVQVGAVAVGAALLTLAASCLVAGVGPGFVHALSVTGGISVQWTSIPTAWGLAAGWFTDRDDAMLEAARLVGTAVAVVILVVLWWRVRKPAPTPDARPYGQRVLAACAAALVLVGVLGEAFHPWYLLWAAVPLAAVGNRWTTAYAVASGALCFLILPDGYNLARATVVPGTILVLVATASAIVYGVRRSRKELLT